A DNA window from Zonotrichia albicollis isolate bZonAlb1 chromosome 2, bZonAlb1.hap1, whole genome shotgun sequence contains the following coding sequences:
- the FANCB gene encoding Fanconi anemia group B protein, with translation MLLGEQDQFLSYNGEVLVFQLSKPKHAEEADDKTMNLSVRRMVFNRDTKLFVQKSSGAFSVEASHSKIEMLSCSCTTDSRTGIILPCILMKKKKRNSIKYFLLLLHSSNQFEPSFYFKLDYELKEDIRLFAGPSLLWRHDNKLFYISSNTCVVQSAPVHLSCVVWTGEIVGEGTVVLGIRTACLPETEDPDGFSVSDRAIWGSEFFGYAIQSQKFLSGTCFMPHAYSRVVSSVHVCRSERLRKQLRISLVAITHKNQLVWFQNGAPKGVCDLPYEKPRSVTPALTSSRDLLFAVSFASGNSCAVQRRDSLQVASKWQKVKCVLVDDFIGSGSEQLLLLFKDDSNTDVLSTFKITDLGEVDYASGITYKHDVPAAEGLQENGLLTVRALETRLQAGWTSVRELQQHLALQKRVILESCRALIDLVEERPHILPNSKEEGLVSLWDDEENPPDSLSKETPWTSEVPEHFTEELWQRVVGDSLVVGVKLTESFYLSLSDVSLSLVMDQDFSSISPIIKCQSKIIKLNKAFSALAVSPGQIEPPPKKMKLDLHGKNDLRKEFPKRSSRIQLDGARTVTAVTSLSPLLAFHRVCCVVLLHARKQNHQNDDLQQSKKITVLCGKILLSLEDISNGRYSIKMLRDNSYCTGSMEDILAVLAVSVIFSFQIVSCDCTLTPVSSWLLGEMECTPFKECQDNIFCHKAGNVHGTIFNWALNNPFEGVLTIFCRNLTVLFQCLHSLTRVLPPSCSVKLLRSGSKAVLTEQLALALEKEVLTLKNSLFLKETKAGNSLTWGDESGKKNNNAPLASLLDTEEGVQQFRKKLQKEREESVQSMNQTLNGALYQKTALKIAEAQLSSDMIVWRLAKS, from the exons ATGCTTCTGGGTGAGCAAGATCAATTCTTGTCCTACAATGGTGAAGTCCTTGTATTTCAGTTGTCAAAACCAAAGCATGCAGAGGAAGCAGATGATAAAACAATGAATTTAAGTGTCAGAAGGATGGTGTTCAACAGAGACACTAAGCTGTTTGTTCAGAAGTCTTCTGGAGCATTCAGCGTGGAAGCCAGTCACTCAAAAATTGAAATGCTTTCTTGTAGCTGCACAACAGATTCCAGAACAGGGATTATTCTTCCCTGCATTttgatgaagaagaaaaaacgGAACAGTATCAAATACTTTTTATTGTTGCTTCACAGTTCTAACCAATTTGAGCcatccttttattttaaattggaCTATGAGCTGAAAGAAGACATCAGGTTGTTTGCTGGCCCATCACTGCTGTGGAGACATGACAACAAGCTGTTCTACATCTCTTCCAACACCTGTGTGGTTCAAAGTGCCCCGGTTCATCTTTCTTGTGTGGTGTGGACAGGTGAAATTGTGGGTGAAGGCACTGTTGTCTTAGGGATAAGAACTGCTTGCCTGCCAGAGACTGAAGACCCAGATGGGTTTTCTGTTTCAGACAGAGCCATCTGGGGCAGTGAGTTCTTTGGGTATGCCATTCAATCTCAGAAGTTTCTGAGTGGCACGTGCTTCATGCCTCATGCCTACAGCAGAGTGGTGTCTTCTGTCCACGTCTGCAGGAGTGAGAGACTGAGGAAACAGCTCCGAATATCACTTGTTGCCATAACCCACAAGAACCAGCTCGTTTGGTTCCAAAATGGTGCCCCTAAAGGTGTTTGTGACCTTCCTTACGAAAAGCCACGTTCAGTAACACCAGCTCTAACCAGCAGCAGAGATTTGCTGTTTGCTGTGTCTTTTGCCTCTGGAAATAGCTGTGCTGTACAGAGGAGAGACAGCTTACAG GTGGCTTCCAAATGGCAAAAAGTGAAGTGTGTTCTGGTGGATGATTTTATTGGCTCTGGAAGTGAGCAGTTGTTACTGCTTTTTAAGGATGACTCCAATACTGATGTGTTAAGTACATTCAAAATAACAGATCTTGGGGAGGTCGACTATGCA aGTGGTATCACTTATAAACATGATGTTCCTGCTGCAGAAGGATTGCAAGAGAATGGTTTGCTTACTGTCCGAGCCCTTGAAACAAGATTACAG GCTGGTTGGACTTCTGttcgagagctgcagcagcatttaGCACTCCAGAAGAGGGTTATTCTTGAGTCTTGCAGAGCATTAATAGATCTTGTTGAGGAAAGACCCCATATTCTACCAAACTCAAAAGAG GAAGGCCTTGTCTCTCTCTGGGATGATGAAGAAAATCCTCCTGATTCTCTTAGTAAAGAGACACCATGGACATCTGAAGTCCCAGAACACTTCACAGAGGAATTGTGGCAGCGTGTTGTGGGAGACAGCCTGGTAGTTGGAGTAAAACTAACTGAATCATTTTATTT GTCACTGAGTGATGTCAGTTTATCTCTAGTGATGGATCAAGACTTCTCTTCGATTTCTCCAATTATCAAGTGTCAAAGTAAAATCATTAAGCTGAACAAAGCCTTCTCAGCATTGGCAGTCTCCCCAGGTCAAATTGAACCTCCTCCAAAAAAGATGAAATTGGACTTGCATGGCAAGAATGATCTGAGAAAAGAATTTCCTAAGAGATCTTCAAGGATTCAGCTGGATGGAGCAAGGACAgtcactgctgtcaccagcCTTTCACCACTACTGGCATTTCATCGTGTGTGCTGTGTGGTTCTGCTGCATGCCAGGAAGCAAAACCATCAGAATGATGATTTACAGCAGAGCAAAAAGATTACTGTACTCTGTGGGAAAATTTTGTTAAGTCTGGAAGATATTTCAAATGGCAGATATTCAATAAAAATGCTCAGGGATAATAGTTACTGTACAG GTTCCATGGAAGATATACTTGCTGTCCTTGCAGTGTCTGTCATATTCTCCTTTCAGATTGTGTCTTGTGACTGCACACTGACTCCAGTCAGTTCATGGTTACTGGGAGAAATGGAGTGCACACCATTTAAGGAATGCCAGGACAACATATTCTGTCATAAAGCAGGAAATGTCCATGGTACAATTTTTAATTGGGCCCTGAATAATCCATTTGAAGGAGTTCTAACAATATTTTGCAG AAATCTGACTGTCTTGTTCCAGTGCCTTCACAGCCTCACTAGAGTTCTCCCTCCAAGCTGCAGTGTAAAACTCCTGAGATCTGGAAGCAAAGCAGTACTTACTGAACAGTTAGCACTGGCTCTGGAAAAGGAAGTGCTTACCTTGAAGAATTCTCTTTTCTTAAAAGAAACTAAAGCTGGAAACAGTTTGACATGGGGGGATGAGTCTGGCAAGAAAAACAATAATGCTCCTCTGGCTTCTTTACTGGACACTGAGGAAGGAGTCCAGCAATTCAGAAAGAAACTTCAGAAGGAGAGGGAAGAGAGTGTGCAAAGTATGAACCAAACACTGAATGGTGCCCTGTACCAGAAAACTGCTTTGAAAATAGCAGAAGCTCAGCTCAGTTCAGATATGATTGTGTGGAGACTGGCCAAGTCCTAG